The Myxococcaceae bacterium JPH2 genome has a window encoding:
- a CDS encoding UvrD-helicase domain-containing protein encodes MNPHESALLEDLNPPQSEAVLHGDGPLLVLSGAGSGKTRVITRRVAHLVKVRRVFPWRILAVTFTNKAAREMRERLSQLLGPQANELVVSTFHSAAAMILRREAESVGLTRSFVIYDDGDQLTLVKRAMRESRVDPVMQPREILHRIDQEKNAARLPEDMHVDADDVRGVVVKTVYDSYQRLLRAANAVDFGDLLLLLVKLFQTRPDVLERYRTRFTHVLVDEFQDTNPVQYAFLKWMAPPPSANLVVVGDDDQSIYRWRGANVDNILNFPLQYPGARVVKLEQNYRSDQIILEAAHSVIEKNERRMPKKLWSERPRGETLTLLLNRDERAEAQEVARRILAVQREGFIKFSSMAVFYRTNAQSRVLEEALRLARVPYTLVSGRSFYDRAEVRDASAYMRLMVNPRSDADLLRIINTPARGIGDTTVERLTDWANTRGVSVYEALATPSEIPSLNSTAVKRLAGVRRLLESLHTFAQTAKDAASAVDQMLQETKLVETLVAEGSDESETRAENLREFLGAAQEFDLNRAAAMVALAEAAQAADAQPVPPELDAAPLTADVPALQAFLEQISLVGEADAEVGEGRVALMTLHAAKGLEFDAVFLTGMEDGVFPHSRALNSEDPDTGEEMAEERRLCYVGFTRARKRLFVSLAQCRSLFGELRYNPPSRFLRDVPQALFGMEERDIPQPPRAVPVAPRKRSWDEDDGPRVDRSYSQTSDMDGIGGDVRGMRVRHEQFGSGRIVSAEGSGPNAKVTVEFGGSVGLKRVIARFLMPG; translated from the coding sequence GTGAACCCCCACGAATCCGCCCTCCTCGAAGACCTGAACCCGCCCCAGAGCGAGGCCGTGCTGCACGGCGACGGCCCCCTGCTCGTGCTGTCCGGCGCTGGCAGCGGCAAGACGCGCGTCATCACCCGCCGGGTCGCCCACCTGGTGAAGGTCCGCCGCGTCTTCCCCTGGCGCATCCTGGCGGTGACCTTCACCAACAAGGCCGCCCGCGAGATGCGCGAGCGCCTGTCCCAGTTGCTGGGCCCACAGGCGAACGAACTGGTGGTGAGCACCTTCCACTCGGCGGCCGCGATGATCCTCCGGCGCGAGGCGGAGTCTGTGGGGCTGACGCGCTCGTTCGTCATCTACGACGACGGGGATCAGCTCACGCTCGTGAAGCGCGCGATGCGTGAGTCGCGGGTGGATCCGGTGATGCAGCCGCGCGAAATCCTGCATCGCATCGACCAGGAGAAGAACGCGGCGCGCCTGCCCGAGGACATGCACGTCGACGCGGACGACGTGCGCGGCGTGGTGGTGAAGACCGTCTATGACTCCTACCAGCGCCTGCTCCGCGCCGCGAACGCGGTGGACTTCGGGGACCTGCTGCTGCTTTTGGTGAAGCTGTTCCAGACGCGGCCGGATGTGCTGGAGCGCTACCGCACGCGCTTCACGCACGTGCTGGTGGATGAGTTCCAGGACACCAACCCCGTGCAGTACGCGTTCCTCAAGTGGATGGCGCCCCCGCCGTCCGCGAACCTCGTGGTGGTGGGCGACGATGACCAGTCCATCTACCGGTGGCGCGGCGCGAACGTGGACAACATCCTGAACTTCCCCCTGCAGTATCCGGGGGCTCGGGTGGTGAAGCTGGAGCAGAACTACCGCTCGGATCAGATCATCCTGGAGGCGGCGCACTCGGTCATCGAGAAGAACGAGCGCCGCATGCCCAAGAAGCTCTGGAGCGAGCGGCCCCGGGGCGAGACGCTGACGCTGCTGCTCAACCGGGACGAGCGCGCGGAGGCGCAGGAGGTCGCGCGCCGCATCCTCGCGGTGCAGCGCGAGGGCTTCATCAAGTTCTCCAGCATGGCCGTCTTCTACCGGACCAACGCGCAGAGCCGCGTGCTGGAAGAGGCGCTGCGCCTGGCGCGCGTGCCCTACACGCTGGTGAGCGGACGCAGCTTCTATGACCGCGCCGAAGTGCGGGATGCCTCCGCGTACATGCGGTTGATGGTGAACCCGCGCTCGGACGCGGACCTGCTGCGCATCATCAACACCCCGGCGCGCGGCATTGGTGACACCACGGTGGAGCGGTTGACGGACTGGGCGAACACGCGCGGGGTGAGCGTCTACGAGGCGCTCGCGACCCCGTCCGAGATTCCTTCGCTGAACTCCACGGCGGTGAAGCGGCTGGCGGGCGTGCGCCGTCTGCTGGAGTCGCTCCACACCTTCGCGCAGACCGCCAAGGACGCGGCGAGCGCGGTGGATCAGATGCTCCAGGAGACGAAGCTCGTGGAGACGCTCGTCGCCGAGGGCAGCGACGAGTCCGAGACCCGGGCGGAGAACCTTCGCGAGTTCCTGGGCGCCGCGCAGGAGTTCGACCTCAACCGCGCGGCGGCGATGGTGGCTCTGGCGGAGGCGGCCCAGGCCGCGGATGCGCAGCCGGTGCCGCCCGAGCTGGATGCGGCTCCGCTGACCGCGGACGTGCCGGCGCTCCAGGCCTTCCTCGAGCAGATCAGCCTCGTGGGCGAGGCGGACGCCGAGGTGGGCGAGGGGCGCGTGGCCCTCATGACCTTGCATGCGGCGAAGGGCCTGGAGTTCGACGCCGTGTTCCTCACGGGCATGGAGGACGGAGTCTTCCCTCACTCGCGCGCGCTCAACAGCGAGGACCCGGATACCGGCGAGGAGATGGCCGAGGAGCGGCGGCTTTGCTACGTGGGCTTCACCCGCGCGCGCAAGCGGCTCTTCGTGAGCCTGGCGCAGTGCCGCTCCCTGTTTGGTGAGCTGCGCTACAACCCGCCCAGCCGCTTCCTTCGAGACGTGCCCCAGGCCTTGTTCGGCATGGAGGAGCGCGACATTCCACAGCCTCCGCGCGCGGTGCCGGTCGCGCCGCGCAAGCGCTCGTGGGACGAGGACGACGGGCCCCGCGTGGACCGCTCCTACTCGCAGACCTCGGACATGGATGGCATTGGGGGCGACGTGCGCGGGATGCGCGTGCGCCATGAACAGTTCGGCTCGGGCCGAATCGTGTCCGCCGAGGGCAGCGGCCCCAACGCGAAGGTCACCGTGGAGTTTGGTGGCAGCGTGGGCCTCAAGCGCGTCATTGCCCGGTTCCTGATGCCGGGGTAG
- a CDS encoding sigma-70 family RNA polymerase sigma factor yields the protein MAPHDARSEGTGAQAGSGDPSDRREDGMSAAVQGLRMTAVRVREETEESAEAPRREDELLAKRALAGERAAWDALIARHDRRVMVSLLSKGVRADRARELVQETWARLILQQQRGLLTELRLPNLALTQATFLAADDARRTRRESLSGSVDELAERQHPVDPAASAEKRLLSEEQLSRAHAALAEMSPSARNVFLLACDGQELPHAEVAARVGLSTQRVRQILCEVRKRLRAALEEETHA from the coding sequence ATGGCTCCCCACGACGCACGTTCAGAGGGCACCGGAGCGCAGGCAGGCTCCGGAGACCCATCTGACCGACGGGAAGACGGCATGAGTGCAGCCGTGCAGGGCCTGCGGATGACGGCGGTTCGTGTGCGCGAGGAAACCGAGGAGTCCGCCGAGGCACCGCGTCGGGAAGACGAACTCCTGGCAAAGCGTGCGTTGGCGGGAGAGCGAGCGGCGTGGGATGCGCTCATCGCGCGCCATGACCGTCGGGTCATGGTATCGCTGTTGTCCAAGGGCGTTCGGGCAGACCGGGCGCGAGAGCTGGTCCAGGAGACCTGGGCGCGGCTCATCCTGCAACAGCAGCGTGGCCTGCTGACGGAGCTCCGCCTGCCGAACCTCGCGCTCACCCAAGCCACATTCCTGGCCGCGGATGACGCCCGCCGGACGCGGCGCGAGTCGCTCAGCGGCTCGGTGGATGAGCTGGCCGAGCGACAACACCCGGTGGACCCCGCCGCCTCCGCCGAGAAGAGATTGCTGTCCGAGGAGCAGTTGTCCCGGGCCCATGCGGCGCTCGCCGAGATGTCCCCGAGCGCCCGGAACGTGTTTCTCCTGGCCTGTGATGGCCAGGAACTACCCCATGCCGAAGTCGCGGCGCGCGTCGGGTTGTCGACCCAGCGAGTGCGGCAGATCCTGTGCGAGGTGCGCAAGCGGTTGCGCGCCGCGCTCGAGGAGGAGACCCATGCTTAA
- a CDS encoding cytochrome P450 → MSTASAHAPVASVAPPPPGPRTEPLLGNMRALRRAPLDYFLAQVREHGDVVRFWLGPKPVTLVAHPDGVRHVLQDHVRNYNKQTRGFAVVRELLGQGLLTSEGDFWLRQRRLAQPAFHRQRLASFARTMVEAAEELATRLDARCAQGAPFDVAEEFNHLTLSVTSRTLFGADIGASVSRDIGEALARVQDFANARLTQLLPLPRALPLPSHLRMRRDLDMLDRVVRELIERRRADTGAHHDLLAMLMEARDEDTGERMSDTQLRDEVMTLMVAGHETTASALSWTLVLLSRHPDVRRRLEAELAQMLQGRSPTVEDLPKLALTRRVIDESMRLYPPAWISSRAAIQDDVIGGYHIPAGSFVLVSPWVTHRHPRLWENPEGFDPDRFLPEQERERPRFTYFPFGGGPRQCIGNQFSLMEMVLVLATLVPRLKLDLAPGHPFAPAPAITLRPRPGVWVTASRPRAATPASGTGQ, encoded by the coding sequence ATGTCCACCGCCTCCGCCCACGCTCCCGTCGCGTCCGTTGCTCCTCCTCCGCCCGGGCCCCGCACGGAGCCCCTGCTCGGCAACATGCGCGCGCTGCGGCGAGCACCGCTGGACTACTTCCTCGCTCAGGTGCGCGAGCATGGCGACGTGGTGCGCTTCTGGCTGGGCCCCAAGCCCGTCACGCTGGTGGCCCATCCAGACGGCGTGCGCCACGTCCTCCAGGACCACGTGCGCAACTACAACAAGCAGACCCGCGGCTTCGCCGTGGTGCGCGAGTTGCTCGGCCAGGGCTTGCTGACCAGCGAGGGGGACTTCTGGCTGCGGCAGCGTCGGCTCGCGCAGCCCGCGTTCCATCGACAGCGGCTGGCCAGCTTCGCGCGAACCATGGTGGAGGCCGCGGAGGAGCTGGCCACGCGGCTCGACGCGCGGTGCGCGCAAGGGGCCCCCTTCGACGTGGCGGAGGAGTTCAACCACCTGACCTTGAGCGTCACCAGCCGCACGCTCTTCGGGGCGGACATCGGCGCCTCGGTCTCGCGAGACATCGGCGAGGCCCTCGCGCGGGTGCAAGATTTCGCCAACGCGAGGCTCACGCAGCTGCTGCCCCTTCCCCGCGCCCTGCCGCTGCCCTCGCACCTGCGCATGCGGCGGGACCTCGACATGCTCGATCGCGTCGTGCGCGAACTCATCGAGCGCCGTCGCGCGGACACGGGGGCGCACCACGACCTGCTCGCCATGCTCATGGAAGCGCGCGACGAGGACACCGGCGAGCGCATGAGCGACACGCAGCTGCGCGACGAGGTGATGACCCTGATGGTCGCGGGCCATGAGACGACCGCCAGCGCGCTGTCCTGGACGCTGGTGCTGCTGTCTCGGCACCCCGACGTCCGCCGCCGACTGGAGGCCGAGCTGGCCCAGATGCTCCAGGGACGCAGCCCCACGGTCGAGGATCTCCCCAAGCTCGCGCTCACCCGCCGCGTCATCGACGAGTCGATGCGCCTGTATCCTCCTGCGTGGATCAGCTCGCGCGCAGCCATCCAGGACGACGTGATTGGCGGCTACCACATCCCTGCGGGCAGCTTCGTGCTCGTCAGCCCGTGGGTGACGCACCGGCATCCCCGCCTCTGGGAGAACCCGGAGGGCTTCGACCCGGACCGCTTCCTGCCCGAGCAGGAGCGCGAGCGGCCTCGGTTCACCTACTTCCCGTTCGGAGGTGGGCCGCGCCAGTGCATCGGCAACCAGTTCTCGCTGATGGAGATGGTGCTCGTGCTGGCCACGCTGGTGCCGAGGCTGAAGCTGGACCTCGCCCCGGGCCACCCGTTCGCGCCCGCGCCGGCCATCACCCTGCGCCCGAGGCCGGGCGTGTGGGTGACGGCCTCGCGCCCGCGCGCCGCTACCCCGGCATCAGGAACCGGGCAATGA
- a CDS encoding PaaI family thioesterase: MSDAPSRPSQAQLDRYAELFNQSATLNHFGATLSFPEGAKVVVTLPRIRPEHRGGLGGNAVNGGILAALFDLAIGCTPALRDPTRRCATMQLSMSFERPVHGDTLRVEATVDHGSLSTLFATARVLDSENRECARCQGIVRVSSAPWASGESPAIN; encoded by the coding sequence ATGTCCGACGCCCCGTCCCGCCCCTCCCAGGCACAGCTCGACCGCTACGCCGAGCTCTTCAACCAGAGCGCCACCCTGAATCACTTCGGCGCCACCCTCTCCTTCCCCGAAGGCGCCAAGGTCGTGGTGACGCTCCCCCGCATTCGCCCCGAGCACCGCGGCGGACTGGGCGGCAACGCCGTCAACGGCGGCATCCTCGCGGCCCTCTTCGACCTCGCCATCGGCTGCACCCCCGCCTTGCGAGACCCCACCCGGCGCTGCGCCACCATGCAGCTCTCCATGAGCTTCGAGCGCCCCGTCCACGGCGACACCCTCCGCGTGGAGGCGACGGTCGATCACGGCAGTCTCTCGACCCTCTTCGCCACGGCCCGCGTCCTCGACAGCGAGAACCGCGAGTGCGCCCGCTGCCAGGGCATCGTCCGGGTCTCCTCCGCCCCTTGGGCCTCCGGCGAGAGCCCCGCCATCAACTGA